The genomic segment caagctccgcctccctggttcacgccgttctcccgcctcagcctcctgagtagctgggactacaggcgtccgccaccacgcccagctaactttttgtatttttagtagagacagggtttcaccgtgttagcccggatggtctcgatctcctgacctcgtgatccacccgcctcggcctcccaaagtgctgggattacaggcgtgaaccaccgcacccggccatggaATCTTACATCTTAAGTGAGCATTAACTTCTAAAATCAGCAAGTACCCTGAAAATCTCAAGTCAAAATTAGAGACGAACATACTATCCCTCAGAATGTCCAACACAGTCAGTTATTCTTCTGGTGCTGGAAAAGAATGTTTCTTCAGTTGAGACTAAGTAGAGTAATTGGGTTGCTTTTAGGTACCATGTTATACCTCAAAAATCATTTTGAGAAGGCAAGATGCccacacagaggcacacagcaAGTAACACTCGACAGAACAGCAGATTCATTCCTTCCTTGTTCATCTAGAGCAGTGGCTTCTCAGTCTTCAGAGGGCATCTGAATCACCTGAGTGGAATGGCAAGCAGAGCCACTTGCACTGTTTAAAtggccatttgtttttcttttgtcaagTTAACGTAGTTGAATTTGCTTAAGTAAAATGCAGTTGGCACAACTCTCCTGAACATTCATCTCTTCAGATAAGGAATATTGCCAACTTCTCTTCTACAATGCAGACTATAAATCCTCTTATTCTGTCTTTTAGCATCCAGACCTCACCACAGGCCAGAAGCGTTACCTGTGCAGCATTGCTAAAATCTATAATGCGAACTATCTGAAGATGTTAATGAAGAGGCAGTACATGCATGTACTTCAGCACGGCTCACAAAAGCCAGGCAGGTGCACCTCCAGTTGGCTTTTCACTAGTTTTTACAATTAGTGAGAGGGTCTTTTAACAGAGGTGATTTGTATCACAGGTGTCCTCACTCATCACAGAAGCCGCCTTAGCTCTCGTTACTCACAGAAACAGCATTACCCTTGCACTACATGGCGACACCAACTGGAGAGAGAGGACTCGGGGCCTTCTGATATCGCAGCTGCATCTGCACCTGAAATGCTCATACAGCATTCCCTTTGGCGGCCAGTGAGAAACAAAGAAGGGTCTGTTTCTTAGTGTGTAAAATGAGGGAAATGCATctcagtttaattttaatttttttttctgagacagggtcttgttctctcacccaggctggagtgtagtggtgtgatatAGTTTACTGtatcctcaaactcctaggctcaagcaatgctcctgcttcagactcccaagtagctaaggcgaaaggcacaaaccaccatcccctgctaatttttaaaaaatttttgtagagaaagcatttcagtatgttggccaggctactctcacctccgcctcccaaagcactgggattacaagtgtgagctactgtgcccagccttctccaTCTCTTTTGAACGGTAGCTAAGTGATATTAATGCTTGTGTTCCCTAATATGTTCACTTTGCTAAATTCAGAATAGGCTggacttttaaaaagcagagagagatactttcttttttttttttttgaccgagtttcgctcttgttgcccaggctagagtgcagtggtgtggtctcggctcactgcaacctccactgcccaggttcaagcgattctcctgcctcagcctcctgaatagctgggattacaggtatgcgccaccatgcccagctaattttgtatttttagtagagacggggtttctccatgttggtcaggctggtcttgaactcccaacctcagatgatccgcccgcttcggcctcccaaagtgctgggattacaggtgtgagccaccatacccggccgaGAGAGATTTTCATACTTATCCTTTACTGCACTGATAAGAATATGCCACttcttttagaatatattttgtggaattataaaaatttaatcatCAGATAGAGTTATGGATGACTCCCCTTTTCAATGTGATTCCCACTCAAcctcaaaataatgcaaatacttttaaaaggagAAGCATATGGTTGGTTTTGCACAGGGGAATACCATATAACAGGGAGAGAAAGATGATTAAGAAGCATGAGTATTGAAATTGCACTGCAGCAGCTTTACATGTCAGGGTTAAGAAATTACAGGATAATTTGGGTGCTGAAAGGGTTTGTTTTGGTGATGTTGGCagttaataaaatgaatttgtgTGGTCTTCCACATGCCCTAGGCAGCTGTTCACTTTGCTGGCTTCAACTAAGATACTTCCCTTTCTTATAGGATAAAAACTGGATATGCATCTAAAACAAGATGTAAGTCACTGAAGATTTTTAGAAGACCAAGGAAACTGTTCATGCAAACAGGTAAATGTGGAAATTTaacaatatgcattttttaagatcttatgggccgggcgcagtggctcaagcctgtaatcccagcactttgggaggccgagacgggcggatcacgaggtcaggagattgagaccatcctggctaacacggtgaaaccccgtctctactaaaaaatacaaaaaaaaaaactagccaggcgaggtggcggatgcctgtagtcccagctactcgggaggctgaggcaggagaatggcataaacccgggaggcggagcttgcagtgagctgagatccggccactgcactccagcctggaccacaaagcgagactccgtctcaaaaaaaaaaaaaaagatcttatgCTTAAAAATACTATACCAAATacaatttcatttctattatgAAGATATTAACAAATTTAGAATATGATTTGCTTTTATTGtcacaaataaaaaaccaaacataAAATATAGTTTACACTTGCAATTAAAAGAACATACTGGGCTGGGCGccacggctcacgcctgtaatcccagcgcttcgggaggccgaggcaggcagatcacctgaggttaggagttcgagacccgcctggcctggcgaaactcccatctctactaaaaatacaaaacttagctggacgtgatggcaggcgcctgtaatcccagctactcaggagactgaggcaggagaatcacttgaacctgggaggcagaggtgggagtaagccgagatggtgccattgcactccagccttggtgacacagtgagacaccatctcaaaaaaaaaaagaaaaaaagaacatactgCTCAAAGGAGTAAGATTCAAGGTATTTCTAATGCTAAAGATATTTACAATGTCAAGGTCAGAGACTTAGTAGAGAATGAATTTGTCAGAACCCAGAACCACAAACATGACTTTCTCAAGCAATAGCACTTCTTTTATGAGTTAGTGCTATTTTTTGATGAACAGCATATTTTGTATAGCATCTATTAGTTTACAAAGGGCTATATCTCTTATAGTAGGCCCTTCTTATCCATGgggaatatgttccaagacccccagtggatggcTAAAATCTTGGATactactgaaccctatatatactttGTTATTTCCTGTAAATAcatatctatgataaagtttTAATAGGCATatagattaacaacaataaatagaacaattttgtaccaatatactgtaataaaagttatgtgaatgtggtctctctcaaaatatcttatacTGTACCTtggaaagcaaaactgtggaTAAGGAGGGACTTCTGTATACCATTTTGTTTGATATTCAACAAAACAGTGGAGGCAAGCCAAGCAGGTGATATTATCAAAATTTTACAGCTGCAACTCAAACAAATCCAGACTTTGGAAGGATCAGCATAAAAGATCCTTCTACCACAAGAACAAAATACtgcaaaatgaaaaagggaaGACAGACTGAATGATCAGAAGTGTTCCTGAGAACTAATAATGTTAAACCATGTTAAGTAGTTTCCTAGTTATCAGCATAGTAAAGTAGGGAGGTGGGTAAGAAGTAGggaagttggccaggcacagtggctcacgcctgtaatctcagcacttgggagtccaaggccggcagatcacctgaggtcaggagttcgagaccaacctgaccaacatggagaaaccccatctctactaaaaacacaaaattagccgggcgtggtagcacatgcctgtaatcccagctactcaggaggctgaggcaggagaatggcatgaacccgggaggcggagcttacagtgagctgagattgcgccactgcactccagtctccaaaaaaacccccaaaaaacaacaaaacagaagtaGGGAAGTTAGGCCTTCTGAATTGATATCCTATCACTGTATGAGTGTTAGCCAGCTCTGCTGTAAATATCGTACCATGCCTATCCAAGAAATGAGGGAAAGGGCAGGTTCCAAAAGGAACAGTTAGTGGAAACTGTAGGGGGAAAGTCCCTGTGGTCCCCAGCGTAAGAGAAAATGCGGAGATTCTGAAGATGTAACTGACCACTTTAATTTCCCCCAACCAGAAGATTTTGAAAATCAATGGTAATATAGGACTTAGTAACAAGAGAATTTGCTGTACAGTAACTTGGTTAGAATACAGTACTGTGCATCTTAAAGAGTAAGAAACTTGGGGGAAGGGTGAGGTGACTAAAAGCCT from the Macaca thibetana thibetana isolate TM-01 chromosome 11, ASM2454274v1, whole genome shotgun sequence genome contains:
- the FAM216A gene encoding protein FAM216A isoform X3, producing MMDASFFKHPDLTTGQKRYLCSIAKIYNANYLKMLMKRQYMHVLQHGSQKPGVLTHHRSRLSSRYSQKQHYPCTTWRHQLEREDSGPSDIAAASAPEMLIQHSLWRPVRNKEGIKTGYASKTRCKSLKIFRRPRKLFMQTVSSNDSESYMSEEKKEEDLLNKFMQSMSIEEQGEHLMLT
- the FAM216A gene encoding protein FAM216A isoform X1 — translated: MPGQGPGSDWTERSSSAEPPAVAGTEGGGGGSAGHSCYQNSKGSERIKDGYKVNSHTAKLQELWKTPQNQTIHLPKSMMDASFFKHPDLTTGQKRYLCSIAKIYNANYLKMLMKRQYMHVLQHGSQKPGVLTHHRSRLSSRYSQKQHYPCTTWRHQLEREDSGPSDIAAASAPEMLIQHSLWRPVRNKEGIKTGYASKTRCKSLKIFRRPRKLFMQTVSSNDSESYMSEEKKEEDLLNKFMQSMSIEEQGEHLMLT
- the FAM216A gene encoding protein FAM216A isoform X2: MPGQGPGSDWTERSSSAEPPAVAGTEGGGGGSAGHSCYQNSKGSERIKDGYKVNSHTAKLQELWKTPQNQTIHLPKSMMDASFFKHPDLTTGQKRYLCSIAKIYNANYLKMLMKRQYMHVLQHGSQKPGVLTHHRSRLSSRYSQKQHYPCTTWRHQLEREDSGPSDIAAASAPEMLIQHSLWRPVRNKEGSVS